A single window of Bordetella genomosp. 11 DNA harbors:
- the rng gene encoding ribonuclease G — MSATLPDVYEDILINVTPFETRVAVVAQGAVQELHVERSIQRGHVGNIYLGRVVRVLPGMQSAFVDIGLERAAFIHIADLRENRAERSQGLNPTPIEKLLFEGQTLMVQVIKDPLGTKGARLSTQISMAGRMLVYLPHDPHIGISQKIDSESERTLLRERLQALMPAEEKGGFIVRTQAEGSTDEELRADLDYLRKLWASVQTAARSHPAPAVLHQDLTLAQRVLRDMVGPHTGMIRVDSRTTTAHLIEWARLYTPSVVDRIHHYSGERPLFDTANVDEEIQRALSRRVDLKSGGYLIIDQTEALTTVDVNTGGFVGGRNFDDTIFKTNLEAAQAIARQLRLRNLGGIVILDFIDMEDVEHRETVLAELRKALARDRTRMTVNGFTQLGLVEMTRKRTRDSLAHQLCESCPTCQSRGHVRTARTICYEILREILREARQFNPKEFRILASQQVVDLFLEEESQHLAMLGDFVGKTVSLEVEAAYTQEQYDLILI, encoded by the coding sequence ATGTCAGCCACCCTTCCCGACGTCTACGAAGACATCCTGATTAATGTCACCCCGTTCGAGACCCGCGTCGCGGTGGTCGCGCAGGGCGCCGTGCAGGAGTTGCACGTTGAACGCAGCATCCAGCGCGGGCACGTCGGCAATATCTATCTTGGCCGCGTGGTGCGCGTGCTGCCCGGCATGCAGAGCGCCTTCGTCGATATCGGCCTGGAACGGGCCGCTTTCATCCACATCGCCGACCTGCGCGAAAACCGCGCCGAGCGCAGCCAGGGGCTGAACCCCACGCCCATCGAGAAGCTGCTGTTCGAGGGCCAGACATTGATGGTGCAGGTGATCAAGGATCCGCTCGGCACGAAAGGAGCCCGGCTGTCGACGCAGATCAGCATGGCCGGCCGTATGCTGGTCTACCTGCCGCACGACCCCCACATCGGCATCTCGCAAAAGATCGACTCCGAATCGGAACGCACGCTACTGCGCGAGCGCCTGCAAGCACTCATGCCCGCCGAGGAAAAAGGGGGATTTATCGTCCGCACCCAGGCGGAGGGTTCCACAGACGAGGAATTGCGCGCGGACCTGGATTACCTGCGCAAACTATGGGCCAGCGTGCAGACCGCCGCGCGCAGCCACCCTGCGCCGGCGGTGCTGCACCAGGACCTCACGCTGGCGCAACGCGTACTGCGCGATATGGTGGGCCCGCACACCGGCATGATTCGCGTGGATTCGCGCACCACCACGGCCCATCTGATCGAATGGGCACGGCTGTATACGCCATCGGTAGTGGACCGCATACACCACTACAGCGGCGAACGGCCGTTGTTCGACACCGCGAATGTGGACGAAGAGATCCAGCGCGCGCTGTCGCGGCGCGTCGATCTGAAATCCGGCGGCTATCTCATCATCGACCAGACCGAGGCGCTGACGACGGTGGACGTGAATACCGGCGGCTTTGTCGGCGGCCGCAATTTCGACGACACGATATTCAAGACGAACCTGGAAGCGGCGCAGGCGATCGCGCGCCAGTTGCGCCTGCGCAATCTGGGCGGCATCGTGATCCTGGATTTCATCGACATGGAAGATGTGGAACACCGCGAAACGGTGTTGGCGGAGCTGCGCAAAGCCCTGGCCCGCGACCGCACGCGCATGACGGTGAACGGCTTCACCCAGCTGGGACTGGTGGAGATGACGCGCAAGCGGACCCGCGATTCGCTGGCACACCAGCTGTGCGAATCCTGCCCCACCTGCCAATCCCGTGGGCATGTGCGCACGGCGCGCACGATCTGCTACGAGATCCTGCGCGAGATCCTGCGCGAGGCGCGCCAGTTCAATCCCAAGGAATTCCGTATCCTGGCTTCGCAGCAGGTGGTCGATCTATTCCTCGAAGAGGAAAGCCAGCATTTGGCCATGCTGGGCGACTTCGTCGGCAAAACCGTGTCGTTGGAGGTCGAAGCCGCCTACACCCAGGAGCAGTACGACCTGATCCTGATCTAG
- a CDS encoding DUF924 family protein, which produces MPLAQQDLPADAAAVIQFWRDAGPRKWFSKDPAFDAEFAHRFAALHLAAARRELDHWAATAHGVLALLILLDQYPRNAFRGSAHMYATDPLARLFANRAIDRGLDKQAEPDMLVFFYLPFEHSEDPADQARSVELAQRLDPRSRDFAILHRDIIARFGRFPHRNAQLGRATTPEEQAFLDQKGFAG; this is translated from the coding sequence ATGCCCCTCGCGCAACAGGATCTGCCCGCGGACGCGGCCGCCGTTATTCAGTTCTGGCGTGATGCGGGACCGCGAAAATGGTTTAGCAAGGATCCGGCATTCGATGCGGAGTTCGCGCATCGCTTCGCCGCGCTGCATTTGGCCGCCGCGCGCCGGGAACTGGATCATTGGGCCGCCACCGCCCACGGCGTGCTCGCCTTGCTGATCCTGCTGGATCAATATCCACGCAATGCGTTCCGCGGCAGCGCGCATATGTATGCCACCGATCCACTGGCGCGCCTGTTCGCCAACCGGGCAATCGACCGGGGCCTGGACAAGCAGGCCGAACCGGACATGCTGGTCTTCTTCTATCTGCCTTTCGAACATTCGGAGGACCCGGCGGACCAGGCGCGCTCGGTGGAGCTCGCACAGCGGCTGGATCCCCGCAGCCGGGACTTCGCCATCCTGCACCGGGATATCATCGCGCGCTTCGGGCGGTTCCCCCATCGCAACGCGCAACTGGGCCGGGCGACGACCCCCGAGGAACAGGCATTCCTCGACCAGAAGGGATTCGCCGGGTAG
- the msbA gene encoding lipid A export permease/ATP-binding protein MsbA, producing the protein MNSATRTRPAGSHPVKAVLWKRIYSRVGSHWKALLLAVLLMAGAAGTQPTLAVIMKPLLDDGFSGARPYYVWAIPLAVVGLIFLRGVCNFFSDYLLAWVANNVLRGIRQEMFDRLLGLPDEQFKRGDTGRLLNRFTIDAGNVTGYATDVITVLVRESLVVVALICVLLYMSWLLTLIILVMLPVSVLIARVFIRRLRKINRETVNMNAELTRVVGEGIDGQRVIKLFDGYEYERGRFSYVNSRLRRFAMRSAVADAAMTPLTQVCIALSVGGIIAVALGQANAGTLTAGSFAAFMASLAQLFDPVKRLTNLAGRMQRMLVSAESVFMLIDEVPERETGDRTLPQPVRGLVEFRGVCHRFPDANRDTVTDVTFTVQPGETVALVGRSGSGKTTLVNMLPRFVAPTAGHISVDGIDIRDLTLGSLRSNLSLVSQDVVLFDDTIAVNVGYGALGQASDQQVLEALEAANLRDFVDGLPNGIHTPVGENAARLSGGQRQRLAIARALIKNAPILILDEATSALDNESERQVQASLERLMKGRTTLVIAHRLSTVQNADRIVVLDSGRVMEQGRHEDLLAANGLYASLYRMQFRETE; encoded by the coding sequence TTGAATTCTGCCACTCGCACCAGGCCAGCCGGGTCGCATCCGGTCAAGGCCGTGCTCTGGAAACGTATTTATTCGCGCGTCGGGTCGCACTGGAAGGCACTGCTGCTGGCGGTCCTGCTGATGGCGGGCGCGGCGGGAACGCAGCCCACCCTGGCCGTCATCATGAAGCCCTTGCTGGACGACGGGTTCAGCGGCGCCCGGCCCTACTATGTATGGGCGATCCCGCTTGCCGTCGTGGGCCTGATTTTCCTGCGCGGCGTATGCAACTTCTTCAGCGACTACCTGCTGGCGTGGGTGGCCAATAACGTCCTCCGCGGCATCCGCCAGGAAATGTTCGATCGCCTGCTCGGCCTGCCGGACGAGCAATTCAAGCGCGGCGACACGGGTCGGCTGTTGAACCGCTTCACCATCGACGCCGGCAATGTCACCGGCTATGCCACGGATGTCATTACCGTGCTGGTGCGGGAAAGCCTGGTCGTGGTCGCGCTGATCTGCGTCCTGCTTTATATGTCCTGGCTGTTGACGCTGATCATCCTGGTCATGCTGCCCGTCTCCGTGCTGATCGCGCGGGTCTTCATCCGGCGCCTGCGCAAGATCAACCGCGAAACCGTCAACATGAACGCCGAACTGACGCGCGTGGTGGGCGAAGGCATCGACGGGCAGCGCGTCATCAAGCTGTTCGACGGCTACGAGTACGAGCGTGGCCGCTTCAGCTATGTCAATTCGCGCCTGCGCCGCTTCGCCATGCGCAGCGCGGTCGCCGATGCCGCCATGACGCCCCTGACGCAGGTCTGCATCGCCTTGTCCGTCGGCGGCATCATCGCTGTCGCTCTCGGACAGGCCAATGCCGGCACGCTCACGGCCGGCAGCTTCGCCGCTTTCATGGCATCCCTGGCGCAGCTGTTCGATCCCGTCAAGCGCCTGACCAACCTGGCCGGCCGCATGCAGCGCATGCTGGTCTCCGCCGAAAGCGTCTTCATGCTTATCGACGAGGTGCCGGAACGTGAAACGGGCGACCGCACGCTGCCCCAGCCGGTACGCGGCCTGGTCGAGTTCCGCGGCGTATGCCACCGCTTCCCCGATGCCAACCGGGATACCGTTACCGATGTGACGTTCACGGTGCAGCCGGGCGAAACCGTGGCGCTGGTCGGACGCTCCGGCAGCGGCAAGACGACGCTGGTGAATATGCTTCCGCGGTTCGTCGCTCCCACCGCCGGGCACATATCGGTCGACGGCATCGATATCCGCGACCTGACGCTGGGCAGCCTCAGGTCGAACCTGTCGCTGGTCAGCCAGGACGTCGTGCTTTTCGACGACACCATCGCGGTCAACGTCGGGTACGGCGCGCTGGGCCAGGCCAGCGACCAGCAGGTGCTGGAGGCCCTGGAAGCCGCCAACCTGCGGGATTTCGTCGACGGCCTGCCCAATGGCATCCACACCCCGGTTGGCGAAAACGCCGCGCGGCTGTCCGGCGGCCAGAGGCAGCGGCTGGCCATTGCGCGCGCGCTGATCAAGAACGCGCCTATCCTGATCCTCGATGAAGCGACCTCGGCGCTGGACAACGAATCGGAAAGGCAGGTTCAGGCTTCGCTGGAGCGGCTCATGAAAGGCCGCACCACGCTGGTGATCGCCCACCGTCTTTCCACCGTGCAGAACGCCGACCGGATCGTCGTGCTGGATAGCGGCCGGGTCATGGAGCAAGGCCGACACGAGGACCTGCTGGCCGCAAACGGCCTTTATGCGTCGCTGTATCGCATGCAATTCCGCGAAACCGAATAA
- a CDS encoding glycosyltransferase family 9 protein — protein MPSVTRLYVRLPNWVGDVCMSLPALRLLQATGLPLVLCARPWARDLLAGVAGGDDFIAMQGRFWEDRGAVRAHVRAAGRGGVALALPDSLSSAAAFRLAGLPVAGYRDDGRSPLLRWPVRKPDATLHAVQSWYHLAREALGRWGLPTGAPEPAPELKLTLTATHRAQAESRLSEAGLAQEPFVLIAPTATGLHRGRDKVWPGYAALTRDLQSRGRRVAMCPPPAEVDAARANAPDALLLPAMGLGAFAALTTRAALVICNDSGVSHVAAAAGARQITLFGVTQRDRTGPWSPHACCLGSDQGWPDVAEVLRNAEAMLNGHRADHESHELTGGAPA, from the coding sequence ATGCCATCCGTGACCCGTTTGTATGTGCGACTGCCCAATTGGGTAGGCGATGTCTGCATGAGTCTGCCCGCCCTGCGCCTGCTGCAGGCCACCGGGCTGCCGCTGGTCCTGTGTGCCCGCCCCTGGGCGCGGGATCTGCTCGCCGGCGTGGCGGGCGGGGACGATTTCATCGCCATGCAGGGCCGGTTCTGGGAGGACCGCGGCGCCGTGCGGGCGCACGTGCGGGCCGCCGGCCGCGGGGGGGTGGCCCTGGCGTTGCCGGATTCCCTGTCCAGCGCCGCGGCCTTCCGCCTGGCGGGACTGCCAGTGGCGGGCTACCGGGACGACGGACGCAGCCCGCTGCTGCGCTGGCCGGTACGCAAGCCCGACGCGACGCTGCATGCCGTGCAATCCTGGTACCACCTCGCGCGCGAGGCCCTGGGCCGTTGGGGCTTGCCCACCGGCGCGCCGGAGCCAGCCCCGGAGCTGAAGCTGACGCTGACCGCCACCCACCGCGCGCAGGCCGAGTCCCGCCTGTCCGAGGCGGGGCTGGCACAGGAGCCCTTTGTCCTGATCGCGCCCACGGCCACGGGACTGCATCGTGGCCGCGATAAGGTATGGCCCGGCTACGCCGCGCTGACCCGCGATCTGCAGTCGCGCGGCAGGCGTGTCGCCATGTGTCCGCCCCCCGCCGAGGTCGACGCGGCACGCGCCAATGCGCCCGACGCGCTGCTGCTGCCCGCCATGGGACTGGGGGCCTTCGCCGCGCTGACCACCCGGGCCGCCCTGGTGATATGCAACGATTCCGGCGTGTCCCATGTGGCCGCGGCGGCCGGGGCGCGGCAGATTACGCTGTTCGGCGTCACCCAACGGGACCGCACGGGGCCATGGTCGCCCCACGCGTGCTGCCTGGGATCCGACCAGGGCTGGCCCGACGTGGCGGAAGTCCTGCGTAACGCGGAGGCAATGTTGAATGGACATAGGGCTGACCATGAGTCCCACGAATTGACAGGCGGCGCGCCGGCCTGA
- a CDS encoding YdcF family protein, protein MSIVSLLAYLIIPLYLCLALAVLGLVLALFRWRKTGLVLALAGAAWAYAWSLPATTLWLGGILESEYPYRAPAELPTADAIVVLGGNIANDRQNWFLPYDRETAIRRFQTAEQLYDAGRAPKIVLSGGALSGDVSEAEGMAHALRQSGVPRSAMILENDSRTTYENAILTEGQLKEHDIRTVLLVTSALHMPRAMAAFRKQGVTAIPAPSQPQIYLPASASISPWLPDDRTFEASRSIIKEYTGLFLYWLRGWI, encoded by the coding sequence ATGTCTATCGTCAGTCTTCTCGCGTATCTCATCATCCCGCTTTATCTGTGCCTGGCGCTCGCCGTGCTGGGTCTGGTGCTGGCCCTGTTCCGCTGGCGCAAGACCGGCCTCGTCCTGGCGCTGGCCGGCGCGGCCTGGGCCTATGCCTGGTCCCTGCCCGCGACCACGCTGTGGCTGGGCGGCATCCTTGAAAGCGAATACCCCTACCGGGCGCCCGCCGAATTGCCGACGGCGGACGCCATCGTCGTGCTGGGCGGCAATATCGCCAACGACCGCCAGAACTGGTTCCTGCCCTACGACCGCGAAACGGCCATCCGGCGCTTCCAGACGGCGGAACAGCTGTACGACGCCGGCCGCGCGCCGAAGATCGTGCTTTCCGGCGGCGCATTGAGCGGCGACGTCAGCGAAGCGGAGGGCATGGCTCACGCGCTACGCCAGTCCGGCGTCCCGCGCAGCGCCATGATCCTGGAAAACGACAGTCGGACGACGTATGAGAACGCCATCCTGACGGAAGGCCAGTTAAAGGAGCATGACATCCGCACCGTGCTGCTGGTCACATCGGCCCTGCACATGCCCCGCGCCATGGCGGCCTTCCGCAAGCAGGGCGTGACGGCGATCCCGGCGCCGTCGCAGCCGCAGATTTATCTGCCGGCGTCGGCGTCCATTTCGCCATGGCTGCCGGACGACCGCACTTTCGAGGCCAGCCGCTCCATCATCAAGGAATACACCGGGCTGTTCCTGTACTGGCTGCGAGGGTGGATCTGA
- a CDS encoding YkgJ family cysteine cluster protein, with amino-acid sequence MSATDALPCRPGCGACCIAPSITRPLPGMPQGKPAGVRCVQLTDDMRCAVFGQPERPDFCGGLRPAADMCGADREHAIAWLARLEQATAPQPAGGLPG; translated from the coding sequence ATGTCCGCCACGGACGCCCTGCCCTGCCGGCCCGGATGCGGCGCCTGCTGCATCGCGCCGTCGATCACGCGCCCGCTGCCGGGCATGCCGCAGGGCAAGCCGGCCGGCGTGCGTTGCGTGCAGTTGACCGACGACATGCGCTGCGCGGTCTTCGGCCAACCGGAACGGCCGGACTTTTGCGGCGGGCTGCGGCCGGCCGCCGATATGTGCGGCGCCGACCGGGAACACGCCATCGCGTGGCTGGCGCGCCTCGAGCAAGCCACCGCCCCGCAGCCCGCGGGCGGCTTGCCGGGCTAG
- a CDS encoding polysaccharide deacetylase family protein codes for MAIPILMYHQVGALPPRGTPYRGLTVDAGAFRRQMSWMRRLGYRGVSMRDLMPYLRGERTGKVFGITFDDGYRNVHRNAMPILSELGFTATNYFVARQFDGSNVWDHAHGVPPSALMSVAEMREWAAAGNEVGSHTLDHVHLPQLHADEARRQIAASRHELEDALGGPVTAFCYPYGEYDPAVMEMVRAAGYDNATLTKRGLANAQDDPMGLPRVLVAGSTGIISFLRKTLTPYEDRKRRRW; via the coding sequence ATGGCGATCCCTATCCTCATGTACCATCAGGTCGGCGCGCTGCCGCCGCGCGGCACGCCTTATCGCGGCCTGACCGTGGACGCCGGCGCTTTCCGGCGGCAAATGTCCTGGATGCGCCGCCTGGGCTACCGGGGGGTGTCCATGCGCGATCTGATGCCGTACCTGCGCGGCGAGCGCACCGGCAAAGTCTTCGGCATCACCTTCGACGATGGCTACCGGAACGTGCACCGCAACGCGATGCCGATACTGTCCGAACTCGGTTTCACCGCCACCAACTACTTCGTCGCCCGCCAGTTCGACGGCAGCAACGTCTGGGACCATGCGCATGGCGTTCCGCCGTCGGCCTTGATGTCGGTGGCTGAAATGCGTGAGTGGGCTGCCGCCGGCAACGAGGTGGGTTCACATACGCTGGATCACGTTCATTTGCCGCAACTCCATGCCGACGAGGCGCGACGCCAGATCGCCGCCTCGCGCCACGAACTGGAAGACGCGCTGGGCGGCCCGGTGACGGCGTTCTGCTATCCCTATGGCGAATACGACCCGGCCGTCATGGAAATGGTGCGCGCGGCCGGCTATGACAACGCCACGCTGACCAAGCGTGGGCTGGCCAACGCCCAGGACGACCCGATGGGCCTGCCACGCGTGCTGGTCGCCGGATCGACCGGCATTATCAGTTTCCTGCGCAAGACGCTGACACCTTACGAGGATCGCAAGCGCCGCCGCTGGTAG
- a CDS encoding glycosyltransferase family 4 protein encodes MKILYTNFHPRNGGGHVTYIMNLARGLRHAHAITVATPATSRLYRYAAELPGVRVADFRFRSRASALFGESIALRRLIRREGFDLIHVNGSTDHRLAMIATLGMRRPPIIFTKHNDLPLRTVGHRLRARFGTDRVIAVSEFVAGLLRQSPYRRLPISTVRHGIDTDYFAPPSDALRPGLREKYFGPTAPGKILLGSAGGTDYDKGWLDLLAGLAMLAPHERQCFRVLVAGDLPDDAKMARVRELGLQDQVVFPGLLDDVRPALAACDVGFVLSYREALSFACREVMSLGLPALISNVGGLPENVTDGRDGWVVPVRDPSAIADVLRGMLADPGRIGVMGAAAREKSQREFNLARFVEGTYAVYQAALDGR; translated from the coding sequence TTGAAAATCCTCTACACGAACTTCCATCCGCGCAATGGCGGGGGGCATGTCACCTACATCATGAACCTGGCGCGCGGGCTGCGGCATGCGCATGCCATCACTGTCGCGACGCCCGCCACCAGCCGGCTATACCGCTACGCGGCCGAGTTGCCCGGCGTGCGGGTGGCCGACTTCCGCTTCCGTTCGCGCGCGAGCGCCTTGTTCGGCGAGTCGATTGCCTTGCGCAGGCTGATACGCCGGGAAGGTTTCGACCTGATCCACGTGAACGGTTCGACGGACCACAGGCTCGCGATGATCGCCACCCTGGGCATGCGGCGTCCCCCCATTATCTTCACCAAGCATAATGACCTGCCATTGCGCACCGTGGGCCACCGCTTGCGCGCGCGCTTCGGCACGGATCGGGTCATCGCGGTCAGCGAATTCGTCGCCGGCCTGCTGCGGCAGTCGCCGTATCGGCGTCTGCCGATTTCCACCGTGCGGCACGGCATCGATACGGACTATTTCGCGCCGCCTTCGGACGCGCTGCGCCCCGGTCTGCGGGAAAAATATTTCGGCCCCACCGCGCCGGGCAAGATCCTGCTGGGTAGCGCCGGCGGCACGGACTACGACAAGGGCTGGCTGGACCTGCTGGCCGGCCTGGCGATGCTCGCGCCCCACGAACGCCAGTGCTTCCGGGTGCTGGTCGCCGGCGACTTGCCCGATGACGCGAAAATGGCCCGGGTGCGCGAGCTCGGCCTGCAGGACCAGGTCGTGTTCCCGGGCCTGCTGGATGACGTGCGGCCCGCCCTGGCGGCATGCGACGTCGGTTTCGTGCTGTCGTATCGCGAAGCGCTATCCTTCGCCTGCCGCGAAGTCATGTCCCTCGGCCTGCCTGCCCTGATATCCAACGTCGGCGGCCTGCCGGAGAACGTCACGGACGGGCGCGACGGCTGGGTGGTCCCGGTGCGCGACCCGTCGGCGATCGCCGACGTGCTGCGGGGCATGCTGGCCGACCCCGGCCGCATCGGCGTCATGGGCGCTGCCGCGCGGGAAAAAAGCCAGCGCGAATTCAACCTGGCTCGGTTCGTGGAAGGGACGTATGCCGTCTACCAGGCGGCGCTGGACGGCCGCTAG
- a CDS encoding glycosyltransferase family 2 protein: MKLSVIVITKNEAANIVACLDSVAFADEFIVVDSGSTDNTVELARAMGATVEQTHDWPGFGPQKNRALNLAQGEWVLSIDADERVTPELALAIQEAIAAPACDAYEIARLSDFCGRFIRHSGWWPDYVLRLFRRGSARFSDAAVHEKVVPARPGPTGRLRGHFLHYPYPNLDALVSKVNRYSSDAAAMMHARGKRTGILGALGHGFWTFVRIYLIRRGFLDGRHGLVLAVTAASGSFFRYAKLMFLSENASRDGAPRP, encoded by the coding sequence ATGAAGCTCTCGGTCATCGTCATTACCAAGAACGAGGCGGCGAACATCGTTGCCTGCCTGGATTCGGTCGCGTTCGCCGACGAGTTCATCGTGGTCGATTCCGGCAGTACCGACAACACCGTCGAACTGGCGCGTGCGATGGGGGCGACCGTGGAACAAACCCACGATTGGCCCGGTTTCGGTCCGCAGAAAAACCGCGCGCTGAACCTGGCGCAGGGCGAGTGGGTGCTGTCCATCGACGCGGACGAACGGGTCACTCCCGAGCTGGCGCTGGCCATACAGGAAGCCATCGCCGCGCCCGCCTGCGACGCCTACGAGATTGCGCGCCTGTCCGACTTCTGCGGCCGCTTTATCCGCCACAGCGGGTGGTGGCCGGACTACGTGCTGCGCCTGTTCCGCCGCGGCAGCGCCCGCTTCAGCGATGCCGCGGTGCACGAAAAAGTCGTTCCGGCCAGGCCCGGGCCGACTGGCCGGCTGCGTGGGCACTTCCTTCACTATCCCTATCCCAACCTGGATGCGCTGGTCAGCAAAGTCAATCGCTATTCGTCCGATGCGGCAGCGATGATGCACGCGCGCGGCAAGCGCACCGGCATACTGGGCGCCCTGGGCCACGGTTTCTGGACTTTCGTTCGCATTTACCTGATACGCCGCGGCTTTCTCGATGGCCGTCATGGCCTCGTGCTGGCCGTGACGGCCGCCTCGGGCAGTTTCTTTCGCTATGCCAAGCTGATGTTCCTTTCCGAAAACGCGTCTCGCGATGGCGCGCCCCGTCCTTGA
- a CDS encoding polysaccharide deacetylase family protein — translation MKRAHNVPVLMYHHVTPAAGMIAATPAHFESQIQRLARSGYTALSADRFAAHLAGEPVPEKSVLITFDDGYLDNWVHAHPILHRYGMHAVMFIVTGWIGDGPVRPTAGQAGAPAVPDHAACKAAIASQRADEVMARWSEIEAMRAAGTFEFHSHTHTHTRWDKVCGTDVDGKRDRIAEELQRSRAVLGERLGEQSPHLCWPQGYFDDDYLDAGRRAGFRYFYTTDALGQNTAGGDPEHIYRFAVRDQPGRWLAQRLWLGGHPVWGPRYHAWKAWKRRLRGRA, via the coding sequence ATGAAGCGCGCGCACAATGTGCCCGTGCTGATGTACCACCATGTCACCCCGGCGGCCGGCATGATCGCCGCCACGCCGGCTCACTTCGAAAGCCAGATCCAGCGGCTGGCGCGGTCCGGCTATACCGCGCTGTCCGCCGACCGCTTCGCCGCCCATCTGGCAGGCGAGCCGGTTCCGGAAAAATCCGTCCTGATCACCTTCGATGACGGCTACCTGGATAACTGGGTGCATGCCCATCCCATTCTGCACCGTTACGGCATGCATGCCGTGATGTTCATCGTGACGGGGTGGATAGGCGACGGCCCGGTGCGGCCCACGGCGGGACAGGCGGGGGCGCCCGCGGTACCCGACCATGCCGCCTGCAAGGCTGCGATCGCCAGCCAGCGGGCGGACGAAGTCATGGCGCGCTGGAGCGAGATCGAAGCCATGCGCGCCGCCGGCACCTTCGAGTTCCATAGCCACACGCATACCCACACGCGCTGGGACAAGGTGTGCGGCACCGACGTCGATGGCAAGCGGGATCGTATCGCCGAAGAATTGCAGCGCTCGCGCGCGGTACTGGGCGAACGGTTGGGCGAGCAGAGTCCGCACCTGTGCTGGCCGCAAGGCTATTTCGACGACGATTACCTGGATGCAGGGCGCCGGGCGGGGTTCCGCTATTTCTACACCACGGATGCCCTGGGGCAGAATACGGCGGGGGGCGATCCCGAGCATATCTACCGCTTCGCGGTGCGCGACCAGCCCGGGCGCTGGCTGGCGCAACGCCTGTGGCTGGGCGGGCATCCCGTCTGGGGACCGCGCTATCACGCCTGGAAAGCCTGGAAGCGCCGGCTGAGGGGACGCGCATGA
- a CDS encoding glycosyltransferase family 4 protein, which translates to MTPLRIVHSEAAVSFGGQEHRIFKEMIAMRERGHHMEAICQSRAQLVKRLTDEGFTVHQVDMDGVPNYFKGIAAIRRILREGRFDVLNTHSRRDTVIAAPAARMAGTPLIVRTRHLASKVGSMWSYTILPHRVTTVSDHVREYLITRGVPREHVATLYSPIVPPPPIEKSTLRDELGLADTDIVVGCVAVMRPAKGHVALIDAMRPLMATRPDLHLVFVGSGSPTFERVRAYIDELGLQPRIHLMGTRRDVPNLLAGFDLFALATEQEASGTVYVEAQASGLPVVGTDVGGVSEMFRDGVSGFLVPSKDQAALTDALRRLIDDPALRRQMGEAGRRMIREEGVFSPQRLAERTELIYRKWLAERRR; encoded by the coding sequence ATGACACCCTTACGCATCGTCCATTCCGAGGCCGCGGTCTCCTTTGGCGGGCAAGAGCACCGCATCTTCAAGGAAATGATCGCCATGCGCGAGCGCGGCCATCATATGGAGGCCATCTGCCAGTCGCGCGCGCAGCTGGTCAAGCGGCTGACCGATGAAGGCTTCACCGTCCACCAGGTCGACATGGACGGCGTGCCGAACTACTTCAAGGGCATCGCGGCAATCCGGCGCATCCTGCGCGAAGGCCGCTTCGATGTACTGAACACCCACAGCCGGCGCGATACCGTCATTGCAGCGCCGGCGGCGCGCATGGCAGGCACGCCGCTCATCGTGCGCACCCGCCACCTGGCCAGCAAGGTGGGGTCGATGTGGTCGTACACCATACTGCCGCATCGCGTCACGACGGTCAGCGACCACGTCCGCGAATACCTGATCACGCGCGGCGTGCCGCGCGAGCACGTGGCCACGCTGTATTCGCCCATCGTCCCGCCTCCGCCCATCGAAAAATCCACCTTGCGCGATGAGCTCGGCCTGGCCGACACCGATATCGTGGTCGGCTGCGTCGCCGTCATGCGGCCGGCCAAGGGCCATGTGGCCCTGATCGACGCCATGCGGCCGCTGATGGCCACCCGACCCGATCTGCATCTGGTCTTTGTCGGCAGCGGATCGCCCACCTTCGAACGCGTGCGGGCCTATATCGACGAGCTGGGGCTGCAGCCGCGTATTCACCTGATGGGCACGCGCCGCGACGTGCCCAACCTGCTGGCGGGCTTCGACCTGTTCGCGCTGGCGACCGAACAGGAAGCGTCCGGCACGGTCTACGTCGAGGCGCAAGCCAGCGGGCTGCCCGTCGTCGGCACCGATGTCGGTGGGGTTTCCGAGATGTTCCGCGATGGGGTCAGCGGCTTTCTGGTGCCATCCAAGGACCAGGCCGCGCTGACCGATGCCTTGCGGCGGCTGATCGACGATCCCGCGCTGCGCAGGCAGATGGGCGAAGCCGGCCGGCGCATGATCCGCGAAGAGGGCGTGTTTTCGCCGCAGCGCCTGGCCGAGCGCACGGAACTGATCTATCGCAAATGGCTGGCGGAGCGGCGGCGATGA